Proteins co-encoded in one Dehalogenimonas sp. WBC-2 genomic window:
- the phoR gene encoding phosphate regulon sensor protein PhoR — translation MRLWLKSVKFKLTVLYSLVLVAVLVVFGLISWAFLSFGLFNNLEDSLAADFSSVKDNIQRNTGDDLPELLAELEHGLAGSLFVYDIASATLFGNHFDTDAVRAALIDFIPLGETAQIKKSPDGQFRMYIARYDQEAAPDRLLIITRHAGYIYDTLEDYKNVLYTLIPFVIVIAGVSGYFLASRSMKQVKVITATANGIDPADLKDRIPVRGNDELGQLSRTLNSSFDRIHGFIDRQRQFAADATHDLKAPLTNIKTQTEVALDRNRPGAEYRDTLRSIAEDTEQMESIVEDLLTLASLDTAPDAQHSTRFDLSNVAEDALDGWEVPCAAKGLTLARRIQPDIEITGEPLDFQRVLGNLLENAVKATSAGGVTVTMNESGGIITLTVTDTGIGIAPEHLQKIFWRFYRVDRHAKGNGLGLPIVQGIAEMYGGRVEVESEVGRGTVFRVVIPAQDRA, via the coding sequence ATGAGACTCTGGCTGAAAAGCGTCAAGTTCAAGCTGACGGTTTTATATTCATTAGTCCTCGTGGCTGTTCTGGTCGTTTTTGGCCTTATTTCCTGGGCGTTCTTATCCTTCGGTTTGTTCAATAACCTAGAGGACTCGTTGGCGGCAGATTTCTCCAGCGTTAAAGACAACATCCAAAGAAACACTGGTGACGACCTGCCTGAACTGCTTGCTGAACTGGAACATGGGCTTGCCGGTTCACTTTTTGTTTACGATATCGCATCGGCAACATTATTCGGAAACCATTTCGATACAGATGCTGTCCGAGCAGCCCTGATTGATTTTATACCTCTAGGCGAAACGGCTCAGATCAAAAAAAGTCCTGACGGTCAGTTTCGCATGTATATTGCGCGTTACGACCAGGAGGCGGCTCCAGACAGGCTCTTGATAATTACCCGTCATGCCGGTTACATCTACGACACGCTTGAGGATTACAAGAACGTTCTTTATACACTGATTCCTTTTGTCATCGTCATCGCCGGCGTCTCTGGTTACTTCCTTGCCAGCCGCTCTATGAAACAGGTGAAGGTGATCACCGCCACCGCCAACGGCATTGATCCCGCTGACCTCAAAGACCGCATCCCCGTCAGGGGCAATGATGAACTGGGGCAATTGTCGCGCACCCTCAACTCATCCTTTGACCGCATCCACGGCTTCATTGACCGGCAGCGGCAGTTCGCCGCAGACGCCACCCATGACCTGAAGGCGCCCCTGACCAATATCAAGACACAGACTGAGGTGGCGTTGGACCGGAACCGTCCGGGTGCAGAGTATCGGGACACCCTGCGCTCCATCGCCGAGGACACGGAGCAGATGGAGTCCATCGTTGAAGACCTGCTGACCCTGGCCAGTCTGGATACTGCGCCGGATGCCCAACACAGCACTCGCTTTGATCTTTCCAATGTTGCTGAGGACGCCCTTGACGGCTGGGAAGTCCCCTGCGCCGCCAAGGGCTTGACCCTTGCCCGCCGCATCCAACCGGATATTGAGATAACCGGGGAACCGCTGGACTTCCAGCGTGTCTTGGGTAATCTCCTGGAGAACGCCGTCAAGGCTACCAGCGCGGGTGGCGTCACCGTTACCATGAACGAGAGCGGCGGAATAATCACCCTGACCGTAACTGACACCGGTATCGGTATCGCCCCGGAACACCTGCAAAAGATATTCTGGCGTTTCTACCGGGTTGACCGTCATGCTAAGGGCAACGGTCTGGGTCTGCCCATCGTCCAAGGCATCGCGGAGATGTACGGCGGGCGGGTGGAGGTAGAGAGTGAGGTGGGGCGAGGCACGGTGTTTCGGGTGGTCATACCTGCTCAGGACAGAGCTTGA
- a CDS encoding transcriptional regulator PadR family: MSLLQKVCIRRHMVPGWPPFGPVRARRFFEKGVLKFVLLDLLKDKPTHGYDLIRALEERFHGFYSPSPGSVYPILQKLQDKGFVTSTEDEGKKTYTITKSGLEFLGQRSEIIQHLQKIAERRSRNFDKNEWKEIIDELHRLRQLFGQKMGNLSSEQMLRIKETIKKACCDIETIFQER; this comes from the coding sequence ATGAGTTTACTGCAAAAAGTTTGCATCAGAAGGCATATGGTTCCTGGCTGGCCGCCGTTCGGTCCGGTGCGGGCGCGTCGTTTTTTTGAAAAAGGCGTTTTAAAATTCGTATTGTTAGATTTGCTGAAAGATAAGCCGACTCACGGCTATGATTTGATACGGGCACTTGAAGAAAGGTTTCACGGTTTTTATTCTCCCAGCCCTGGAAGCGTTTATCCTATATTACAAAAGTTGCAGGATAAAGGTTTTGTGACTTCAACCGAAGATGAAGGTAAAAAAACCTATACTATTACTAAATCCGGCCTTGAATTCCTTGGGCAACGCTCGGAGATCATTCAACATCTTCAAAAGATTGCCGAGCGCAGATCCAGAAACTTCGACAAGAATGAATGGAAAGAAATAATCGATGAATTACACCGATTACGCCAACTCTTTGGACAGAAAATGGGGAATCTCTCCAGCGAGCAAATGCTCAGGATCAAGGAAACAATCAAAAAAGCCTGCTGTGATATCGAGACCATTTTTCAGGAGCGGTAA
- a CDS encoding putative helicase codes for MPAAKEDLSHVELNHQFVQALELMERSDKSVFVTGRAGTGKSTLLTWFRQTTAKKAVVLAPTGVAALNVKGQTIHSFFGFKPDITLDKIRKRSVRVNVYRKVETIVIDEISMVRADLLDCVDKFLRLNGRDPERPFGGVQMIFIGDLYQLPPVITSAEQKAFQELYETPYFYSARVFKAFEMELLELEKVYRQRDQSFIDILNAIRNNSITPEGLAQLNERYLPDAQPPADAGYICLTTTNAAAGDINTARLDGLRGRSYQFSAKIEGEFAKEYLPTKTELEVKVGAQIMMLNNDTIGRWVNGSIGRITAIERDNEDYVIYAELASGKEVEIKPFTWEIYRFFVDGGQLQSEAAGSFTQYPLMLAWAVTIHKSQGKTFDKVIVDIGRGAFACGQTYVALSRCTTLEGIILKKPILKRHVMTDYRVMNFLTRYRYREAAGVCPVDNKVAIIKAAIEDGLALKIVYLKPNDEKSCRTIIPRDVGEMSYRNKPYLGVQAFCLTRNEERVFRVDRILELETVERPDSF; via the coding sequence ATGCCCGCCGCTAAAGAAGACCTGTCCCATGTAGAACTCAACCACCAGTTTGTCCAGGCGCTGGAACTTATGGAGCGCAGTGATAAAAGTGTGTTCGTCACCGGACGCGCTGGCACTGGCAAATCCACCCTGTTGACCTGGTTCCGCCAGACCACAGCCAAAAAAGCTGTCGTACTGGCGCCAACCGGCGTGGCGGCACTTAACGTCAAAGGCCAGACCATTCATTCCTTCTTCGGCTTTAAACCTGATATCACCCTGGACAAGATCCGGAAACGCAGCGTTAGAGTCAACGTCTATCGCAAGGTGGAAACCATCGTCATTGATGAGATTTCCATGGTTCGGGCAGACCTCTTGGATTGCGTTGACAAGTTCCTCCGGCTTAACGGACGGGACCCGGAGCGGCCTTTCGGCGGCGTTCAGATGATCTTCATCGGTGATCTTTACCAGTTACCGCCAGTCATAACCAGTGCGGAGCAGAAGGCTTTTCAGGAACTTTATGAGACGCCCTATTTTTACAGCGCCCGGGTTTTTAAGGCCTTTGAGATGGAGCTGTTGGAACTGGAAAAGGTTTACCGTCAGCGTGACCAGAGTTTTATCGATATTCTAAACGCCATCCGTAACAACTCCATCACCCCGGAAGGACTTGCCCAGCTCAATGAACGCTACCTGCCGGATGCACAGCCGCCCGCCGATGCCGGTTACATCTGTCTAACTACCACCAATGCCGCGGCCGGTGACATCAATACCGCCAGGCTGGACGGGCTGAGAGGCAGGTCATATCAGTTTAGTGCCAAAATTGAAGGTGAGTTTGCCAAAGAGTATCTACCGACCAAAACCGAGCTTGAGGTCAAAGTTGGCGCCCAGATAATGATGCTCAATAACGACACCATCGGACGCTGGGTCAACGGCAGCATCGGGCGGATCACCGCCATTGAGCGGGATAATGAGGATTATGTCATCTACGCCGAACTTGCCAGCGGCAAGGAAGTGGAGATCAAGCCCTTCACCTGGGAGATATACCGATTCTTCGTCGATGGCGGCCAGTTGCAGTCAGAAGCCGCGGGCTCCTTCACCCAGTACCCGTTGATGCTGGCCTGGGCAGTGACCATTCACAAGAGTCAGGGCAAGACTTTTGACAAGGTCATCGTCGATATCGGCCGCGGCGCCTTCGCCTGCGGCCAGACCTATGTTGCCCTGAGCCGCTGCACCACGCTGGAAGGCATCATTCTTAAAAAGCCCATCCTTAAGAGGCATGTCATGACCGACTACCGTGTCATGAACTTCCTAACCCGTTACCGCTACCGGGAAGCGGCGGGGGTCTGCCCTGTTGATAACAAAGTGGCGATTATCAAAGCCGCCATCGAGGATGGTCTGGCGCTCAAAATCGTCTATCTCAAACCCAATGATGAAAAATCCTGCCGGACTATCATTCCCCGCGACGTCGGTGAAATGAGCTACCGCAATAAGCCATACCTGGGCGTGCAGGCATTCTGTCTGACGCGGAATGAGGAACGTGTTTTTCGGGTGGACCGCATACTGGAACTGGAGACAGTCGAGCGACCGGATTCATTTTAA
- a CDS encoding ABC-type multidrug transport system ATPase component, with amino-acid sequence MIETNNIQNVIEVTDLSRSFGQIKAVINATFEVRQGEIFGFLGPNGAGKTTTINMLCTLLKPTGGKAIVNGFDVETQMDDVRRSIGLVFQEPTLDDYLNAEQNLRFHAYAYGIPAANRESKIQELMEMVELWDRRKDAIRTFSGGMKRRLEIARGLLHQPKVLFLDEPTIGLDPQTRRNIWDHIKRLQQQTNLTIFMTTHYMEEAENCDRIAIIDHGKIITLDSPEHLKDGIGGDVVTIKAADNQAAIQEIKEHYGIDAQVKAESVVFSVANSDEFIPEFVKCFHGRLTSIGVRRPTLDDVFLNYTGREIREESADPLAMVRRRRKMTGGMH; translated from the coding sequence ATGATTGAGACTAATAATATCCAGAATGTCATTGAGGTAACCGATCTCAGCCGCTCGTTCGGGCAGATTAAGGCGGTGATAAATGCCACATTTGAAGTAAGACAGGGTGAAATATTTGGATTCCTTGGGCCAAACGGGGCAGGCAAAACTACCACCATTAATATGTTATGCACACTGCTGAAGCCGACCGGCGGTAAGGCGATAGTTAACGGATTTGATGTTGAAACCCAAATGGATGATGTGCGCCGTTCCATTGGTCTGGTATTTCAGGAACCGACACTGGATGATTATCTCAATGCCGAGCAGAATTTACGTTTCCACGCTTACGCTTATGGCATACCGGCTGCAAATCGGGAATCCAAGATACAAGAGTTGATGGAAATGGTGGAACTGTGGGACCGGCGCAAGGACGCCATCCGTACATTCTCCGGCGGTATGAAAAGGCGCCTGGAGATCGCCCGTGGCCTGTTGCATCAGCCTAAAGTACTGTTTCTTGATGAGCCGACAATCGGCCTGGACCCGCAGACGCGACGCAACATATGGGACCATATTAAACGGCTCCAGCAGCAAACCAATCTTACTATTTTTATGACTACGCATTATATGGAAGAAGCTGAGAACTGTGATCGTATCGCAATTATAGACCATGGAAAGATCATTACCTTAGATAGTCCTGAACATTTAAAGGATGGTATCGGGGGAGATGTGGTTACCATCAAAGCCGCGGACAACCAGGCTGCGATCCAGGAAATCAAAGAGCATTATGGAATTGATGCCCAGGTCAAGGCTGAAAGCGTGGTATTCAGCGTGGCAAACAGCGATGAATTCATCCCCGAATTCGTAAAATGTTTTCACGGCCGACTAACCTCTATAGGAGTCCGTCGGCCGACTCTTGATGATGTGTTCCTTAACTATACCGGCCGGGAAATCCGGGAGGAAAGCGCTGACCCGCTGGCAATGGTGCGTCGGAGACGCAAGATGACCGGAGGTATGCACTGA
- a CDS encoding ATP-binding protein of ABC transporter, whose amino-acid sequence MIEVKDLKKDYHLGEETVHALAGVSLELEKGEFAAFVGPSGSGKSTLLHLVGGLDTPSSGSIVVEGKDLSRASDKELAEYRNNNVGFVFQSFHLHPTYNALENVAIPLIFSGVAKAERLTRAKAALEAVGMGHRADHLPNQLSGGERQRVSIARALVTDPSIIVADEPTGNLDTANGSRIMDLLSNLNSEKNITLIVATHDAELARRARRVITMRDGLITGDKNEN is encoded by the coding sequence ATGATTGAAGTTAAAGACCTCAAAAAAGATTATCACCTTGGAGAGGAAACGGTTCACGCACTGGCCGGAGTAAGTCTTGAATTGGAAAAGGGCGAATTCGCTGCTTTTGTCGGGCCATCCGGCTCTGGCAAAAGCACGCTGCTGCACCTTGTCGGAGGGCTCGACACACCTTCGTCCGGCAGTATTGTCGTCGAAGGAAAAGATTTAAGCCGGGCATCTGATAAGGAACTGGCAGAATATCGTAATAACAATGTCGGCTTTGTTTTCCAGTCATTCCATCTTCATCCTACCTATAATGCCCTGGAGAATGTAGCCATCCCTCTTATCTTTAGTGGCGTCGCTAAAGCCGAGAGGCTGACCCGGGCTAAAGCCGCTCTGGAAGCGGTGGGCATGGGGCATCGCGCTGACCATCTGCCCAACCAGTTGTCTGGCGGCGAACGGCAGCGCGTCAGTATTGCGCGGGCGCTGGTGACTGATCCAAGTATCATCGTTGCTGATGAACCGACCGGTAATCTGGATACCGCCAACGGCAGCCGCATCATGGATTTGTTGAGCAATCTCAATAGTGAGAAAAATATCACTTTGATTGTGGCTACCCATGATGCGGAGCTTGCCCGACGGGCCCGGCGGGTCATCACCATGCGTGACGGACTTATCACTGGAGACAAAAATGAAAATTAA
- the uvrD/pcrA gene encoding ATP-dependent DNA helicase UvrD/PcrA, giving the protein MSWHRNLSQEQKEKAQHFGSHARLLAGPGTGKTRTMTARVAYLLEERGIPSDQILTLTFTRAATSEFRKRLVELLEQPTIPKVSTLHSFALQSLLQLGAGNRLPSPIRIADDYEEREIIEEDIKDILELHRVKDARDLIDLLSADWEMLTADADDWDNRFPDPRFLGAWREHRTIYGYTLQAELVYQLKQALEEGARRLVNLPTHVLVDEYQDLNACDLSIVQNLARNGAQLYVAGDDDQSIYGFRHADPTGIRRFLTEYNGSVGLTLSECHRCGQNILSIAEYVAEQDIHRLLKPLTPCLGRPGEVHLLRFGDFPDEANAIAQISRWLIETKGVTVDQILVLVRSDNHRRFSNPIRTAFQNQGIPASTIEDPLNVFEQKQGRKFISFLRLMVNQNDNLAWRNLIMIRENNLGDVAVTSIYEIARDRGGTFFEAISLIADSPSLIPRQGELIKTEFETITNLLGRLNTEHERLENLTEFINWMINDLLALQNVEEIMIIIERILAENPGISLEDFLRALTSPMHEAEQIRVKGMVNIMTMHQAKGLDAEVIFVVAAEDEYIPGRAQGNEINDERRLLYVSLTRARSFLYITYCNQRTGVQQHTGNSTFTAQRHLTRFLSGGPIRPKSGGTYLATLV; this is encoded by the coding sequence ATGAGTTGGCATAGAAATCTATCTCAAGAGCAAAAAGAGAAAGCACAGCATTTCGGTTCACATGCCAGATTATTAGCTGGGCCAGGCACGGGTAAAACCCGAACCATGACTGCAAGAGTTGCATACCTTCTGGAGGAACGGGGGATTCCTTCCGACCAAATCCTTACTCTCACTTTTACACGAGCCGCTACAAGCGAGTTCAGAAAGCGTCTGGTTGAATTATTAGAACAACCAACTATCCCCAAAGTAAGCACTCTACATTCATTCGCTCTTCAATCACTTCTGCAACTTGGTGCAGGAAATCGCCTCCCTTCTCCCATAAGAATCGCGGATGATTACGAAGAAAGAGAAATTATTGAAGAGGACATTAAAGATATACTTGAATTGCATCGGGTGAAGGATGCACGAGACCTAATAGATCTCCTATCCGCTGACTGGGAGATGCTAACAGCTGATGCGGATGACTGGGATAATCGTTTCCCTGACCCTAGATTCCTCGGTGCGTGGAGAGAACATCGAACAATATATGGTTACACTCTCCAAGCCGAACTTGTTTATCAATTGAAACAAGCCTTAGAGGAGGGAGCAAGAAGACTTGTCAACCTTCCAACCCATGTTTTAGTAGATGAATACCAAGATCTCAACGCCTGCGACTTATCCATCGTTCAAAATCTAGCGCGAAATGGTGCCCAGTTATATGTTGCTGGGGATGATGATCAGAGTATTTACGGTTTTAGGCATGCCGATCCCACTGGTATTCGCCGATTTTTAACAGAATACAACGGGTCAGTGGGGTTGACCCTCTCGGAATGTCATCGCTGTGGCCAAAACATCCTTTCTATTGCAGAGTACGTGGCAGAACAAGATATACACAGACTCTTAAAACCCTTGACTCCTTGTCTTGGACGTCCAGGAGAAGTTCATCTATTGAGATTTGGTGATTTTCCTGATGAAGCCAATGCAATCGCGCAAATTTCCCGCTGGTTAATCGAAACCAAAGGCGTCACAGTTGACCAGATTTTGGTATTGGTCAGGTCCGACAATCATCGCAGATTCTCCAATCCGATTCGTACCGCTTTTCAAAATCAGGGAATTCCAGCGTCAACGATAGAAGACCCACTAAATGTGTTTGAACAAAAACAAGGCCGCAAGTTTATCTCCTTTCTTCGTTTAATGGTAAATCAAAACGATAATCTAGCTTGGCGAAACCTGATTATGATTCGCGAAAACAATCTTGGAGATGTCGCCGTCACAAGTATTTATGAAATTGCTCGAGATAGGGGGGGTACTTTCTTCGAAGCCATCTCTCTCATCGCTGACAGCCCTTCGCTCATACCCAGACAGGGTGAATTGATAAAAACAGAATTTGAGACCATAACGAACCTGCTCGGTAGACTCAACACAGAACATGAACGGCTTGAAAATCTTACTGAGTTCATAAATTGGATGATTAACGACTTACTCGCTCTCCAAAATGTCGAAGAAATAATGATAATCATAGAACGTATTCTTGCAGAGAACCCTGGCATCTCGCTTGAAGATTTTCTCCGAGCACTTACTTCTCCAATGCATGAGGCAGAACAAATTCGAGTAAAAGGAATGGTCAATATTATGACCATGCATCAGGCGAAAGGACTTGACGCAGAAGTTATATTTGTGGTCGCGGCAGAAGATGAGTATATTCCCGGACGAGCCCAAGGCAACGAAATCAATGATGAGCGTAGGTTGCTTTACGTATCCCTCACTCGCGCACGTTCTTTTCTTTACATCACTTACTGTAATCAAAGAACAGGGGTTCAACAACATACAGGTAATTCAACTTTCACAGCGCAACGCCATCTAACACGATTTCTCAGTGGTGGTCCTATTCGTCCCAAGTCGGGTGGGACATATCTCGCTACTCTTGTATAG
- a CDS encoding pyruvate kinase: MWDNFNMKHKSTAASRRTKIVATIGPATASSETLAELISAGMNVARFNLSHGNLEEHTEQIKRVRAESKRLGTPVAVMIDLPGPKYRTGALAQPSVQLIKGDTIVLTARSVIGDEKEVSVNLPTLAKDVRVNDLVLLDDGAMQLKCVEVTETDTVCTILVGGKLTAGRGIAIPGRKSSIPFMSDLLKGYINFAISQRPDFVALSFVSRPLDVIQVRQILKKRGADILLIAKIERGAAVDVFDAILAEVDGVMVARGDLGVDIPLERLPLVQKEIIHKANRAGKPVITATQMLESMINAARPTRAEVSDVANAILDGSDAVMLSAETSIGKYPVQAVTMMSAVAMETEKTLPYDLWIAERDSWLTDQTEELISYNACLTARRLKAAAIVAFTSSGSTAGRVAKYRPSAPILAISPNGDICRRLILNWGVQASQIPTPKTVDDLFATAVKVCKKLKLAKAGDNIIVTGGAPLGVAGTTNLLKVQEVT, translated from the coding sequence TTGTGGGATAATTTTAATATGAAACATAAATCTACAGCCGCAAGCCGCCGTACTAAAATAGTCGCCACCATCGGGCCGGCGACCGCTTCCTCAGAAACGCTGGCTGAGCTAATAAGCGCCGGGATGAATGTAGCCCGGTTCAACCTGTCCCACGGCAATTTAGAGGAGCATACAGAACAGATAAAGCGGGTCCGCGCTGAGTCCAAGCGTCTGGGTACGCCGGTGGCGGTGATGATTGACCTGCCGGGGCCTAAATACCGGACAGGGGCTTTGGCGCAACCCAGTGTTCAACTGATTAAAGGCGATACTATTGTTTTAACTGCCAGGTCGGTAATCGGAGATGAAAAAGAGGTATCGGTTAATTTGCCGACATTGGCAAAGGACGTCCGGGTCAATGATCTGGTGCTCCTGGATGATGGCGCGATGCAACTGAAATGTGTTGAAGTTACCGAAACCGACACCGTTTGCACTATTCTGGTGGGCGGTAAATTAACGGCCGGGCGGGGCATTGCCATACCAGGACGCAAGTCCAGCATCCCCTTTATGTCTGACTTACTGAAGGGTTATATCAATTTTGCCATCAGCCAGCGTCCTGATTTTGTAGCTCTTTCATTTGTCAGCCGCCCGCTTGATGTTATCCAGGTAAGGCAGATTCTAAAAAAGCGCGGTGCTGATATTCTTCTTATTGCCAAGATAGAACGCGGCGCGGCGGTAGATGTTTTTGACGCCATCCTGGCTGAAGTTGACGGCGTTATGGTGGCGCGGGGGGACCTGGGGGTGGATATTCCATTGGAACGGCTGCCGCTGGTGCAAAAGGAGATTATTCATAAGGCCAACCGCGCCGGCAAACCGGTGATAACCGCCACACAGATGCTGGAATCAATGATCAATGCTGCGCGGCCTACCCGGGCTGAGGTATCTGACGTGGCTAACGCTATTCTGGACGGCAGTGACGCGGTGATGCTTTCTGCGGAGACCTCTATCGGTAAATATCCGGTTCAAGCTGTGACCATGATGTCCGCAGTGGCCATGGAAACCGAGAAAACACTGCCCTACGACCTGTGGATCGCCGAGCGTGATAGCTGGCTGACCGATCAGACCGAGGAATTAATCAGTTATAACGCCTGTCTGACAGCCCGGCGTTTGAAAGCAGCCGCTATCGTTGCTTTTACTTCATCCGGTTCAACAGCCGGACGCGTGGCTAAATACCGACCCAGCGCGCCGATACTGGCTATTTCACCCAATGGCGACATCTGCCGCCGTTTAATTCTGAATTGGGGGGTTCAGGCCAGCCAGATTCCTACGCCTAAAACGGTCGATGATCTTTTTGCCACGGCGGTAAAGGTTTGTAAAAAACTTAAGCTGGCCAAGGCGGGGGATAACATCATCGTCACCGGCGGGGCGCCGCTGGGGGTGGCGGGCACAACCAATCTTCTAAAAGTGCAGGAAGTTACTTAG
- a CDS encoding DNA polymerase III beta subunit produces the protein MRLSCLQENLAKGLSVVGRAAAVRSTLPITSNVLISTDEGRLKLAATNLEMAISCWVGAKIEEDGATTVPAKLLSEFITSLPNDKIDMTLSAKKTLTLKCGRFEARMSGVDAKDFPPIPRVENGITAKVDVAEFKKGVSRVVFAAATDESRPVLTGIDAEFDGSVLTLAAADGFRLAVYKMALAEPVSQKVKAIIPSKTLAEVSRLIADADDSIAITIDTQKSQILFKLKNIELVSQLLQGTFPQYSQIIPQSHTTRAVLDVPQFQMAAKTAQIFARDGGGIVRLIMTPGGKAPGRLSITARSEEIGEDQSELDAAVSGDEAKIAFNGKYLLDVLNVLSENQVALEVTGPSSPGVIRPLGTDNYIHVVMPMFVQW, from the coding sequence ATGCGCTTGTCTTGTCTTCAGGAAAATCTGGCCAAAGGCTTAAGTGTCGTCGGCCGCGCCGCCGCCGTGCGTTCCACTCTGCCGATCACTTCCAACGTGCTCATCTCCACTGATGAGGGCCGTTTGAAACTGGCCGCCACCAACCTGGAAATGGCTATTTCATGCTGGGTCGGCGCAAAAATAGAAGAGGACGGCGCCACCACCGTTCCGGCCAAGTTGCTGAGTGAATTCATCACTTCGCTGCCTAATGACAAGATTGACATGACCCTTTCCGCCAAAAAGACCCTGACTCTTAAGTGCGGCCGTTTTGAGGCCCGCATGTCCGGTGTTGATGCCAAGGACTTCCCCCCCATCCCCCGGGTTGAAAACGGTATAACCGCCAAGGTTGATGTCGCTGAGTTCAAAAAAGGCGTCAGCCGGGTCGTCTTCGCCGCCGCTACCGATGAATCCCGCCCTGTCCTCACCGGTATTGACGCTGAGTTTGACGGTTCAGTCCTCACCCTGGCCGCCGCTGACGGTTTCCGTCTGGCGGTCTACAAAATGGCGCTGGCTGAGCCGGTATCACAAAAGGTGAAGGCCATAATCCCGTCCAAAACCCTGGCCGAGGTCAGCCGCCTTATCGCCGATGCTGATGATTCTATCGCCATCACCATTGACACCCAAAAAAGCCAGATATTGTTCAAACTCAAGAATATAGAGCTGGTTTCTCAGTTGTTGCAGGGTACTTTCCCTCAATACTCCCAGATCATCCCGCAGTCTCACACCACCCGCGCTGTATTGGACGTGCCCCAATTCCAGATGGCCGCCAAAACCGCCCAGATATTCGCCCGTGACGGCGGCGGCATCGTCCGGCTCATTATGACCCCCGGCGGCAAGGCCCCCGGCCGTCTGTCCATTACCGCCCGCTCAGAGGAGATTGGTGAAGACCAGTCAGAGCTTGATGCCGCGGTTTCCGGTGATGAAGCCAAGATAGCCTTTAACGGCAAGTACCTGCTGGACGTGCTGAACGTTCTATCTGAGAACCAGGTGGCGCTGGAAGTTACCGGTCCCTCCAGCCCCGGCGTTATACGGCCTCTGGGGACGGATAATTATATTCATGTGGTAATGCCCATGTTCGTGCAGTGGTAA
- a CDS encoding ABC-type permease component (polysaccharide/polyol phosphate export systems) → MSLVLRAIWVTAYRELLRFLSNRTRLISSFSMPVLLLIVFSAGFSNTIGALIPGVNFTQFMYPGIIAMTAFQVSLMSGLTIVWDREFGFLKEVLVAPLPRGGIIAGKAIGTAVIALFQGLIMLVLAPFLDVSIDVALVVQLIPVLVLISMTFSGLGLLLGSRMRSQQAFQMVMQVLLLPLMFASGVFFPLGNVPAWLGALSKVNPLTYGADAVRQLFLGAPGADSIVSVTVFGHTMSVLDDMMVVVVLGVIFLTLAAVAFSRRD, encoded by the coding sequence ATGAGTTTAGTGTTAAGAGCTATCTGGGTTACCGCCTATCGTGAACTGCTGAGGTTTTTAAGTAATCGTACCCGCCTGATTTCCTCGTTTAGCATGCCGGTTTTATTATTGATAGTATTCAGCGCGGGTTTTTCTAATACCATCGGCGCTTTGATCCCGGGCGTAAATTTCACTCAATTCATGTATCCCGGAATAATTGCCATGACTGCTTTTCAGGTATCGCTAATGAGCGGATTAACTATTGTTTGGGATCGAGAATTTGGATTTTTAAAGGAAGTCCTGGTCGCACCCCTGCCCCGCGGCGGCATCATTGCCGGCAAAGCTATCGGCACGGCGGTGATCGCTCTGTTCCAAGGGCTGATAATGTTGGTGCTGGCACCGTTTTTAGATGTTTCTATTGACGTGGCATTGGTTGTTCAACTCATCCCGGTTCTGGTCTTGATCTCTATGACTTTTTCCGGGTTAGGGCTTTTGCTGGGTTCCCGTATGAGGAGCCAGCAAGCCTTTCAGATGGTCATGCAGGTGCTTCTATTGCCCCTGATGTTTGCCTCCGGCGTCTTCTTCCCATTAGGAAATGTGCCGGCCTGGTTGGGGGCTCTTTCTAAAGTCAATCCATTGACTTATGGGGCCGACGCGGTCCGTCAACTATTCTTAGGCGCCCCGGGTGCCGATTCAATAGTCAGCGTTACCGTATTTGGACATACGATGAGTGTTTTGGATGATATGATGGTAGTAGTGGTTCTTGGCGTGATATTTCTGACATTGGCGGCGGTTGCTTTTAGCCGCCGCGATTAA